A part of Tiliqua scincoides isolate rTilSci1 chromosome 13, rTilSci1.hap2, whole genome shotgun sequence genomic DNA contains:
- the LOC136663903 gene encoding kinesin-like protein KIF19: protein MLFGEGERVADGCLDALGVPVAISSPRGETLLFSSSLQYFPLLPSCNFSASRATLMGAPSTRSPSPGLQRRPAASLAEMKELRVEQQLTVALRIRPINEDELEEGAAIIAHRVGEQMVVLMDPTEDPDDILRANRSREKTFIFDMVFGHKATQEEVYVSTTKNLIEGIISGYNATVFAYGPTGAGKTYTMLGTDSEPGIYIRTLNDLFRAIEATSGDMNYSVCMSYLEIYNEVIRDLLNPSSGYLELREDSKGSIQIAGITEVSTTNAQEIMHLLTKGNKERTQEPTAANKTSSRSHAVLQVTVKQTSRVKNINEEVRVGRLFMVDLAGSERAAQTQNRGKRMKEGAHINRSLLALGNCINALSEKGGSRAQYVNFRDSKLTRLLKDSLGGNSRTVMIAHVSPAGTYFEESRTTLIYAYRAKNIKTRVKRNLLNVSYHIAQYTSIISDLRREIERLKAKIENQEKEKRLLSPGTGEVQGRAETHQDAEECSHQEMNKLREQLVGAFKEQMDMRRSLMDLENTNMELHVDTSRHLVTIADWEQEKAHQAGRFPNKLLTTKKDDESLDEADREDSPEPHEVAVAREEIHMLLAEQRKTAALKADLEQRLAIAKKKASQMEKLLPKQITNKDQQEVLRLLCKAHELEVGNTELQADALCKKNLLCQKDFVIQRHQQHRRLCEEIVQQQWSLIRDHNIPVPVPLGKLYRLYSREFEEGTLDRLLLLHSLISSALRDVPEKAQQLDLNKEE from the exons ATGTTgtttggagagggagagagagttgcTGATGGCTGCCTGGATGCCCTGGGCGTGCCAGTGGCAATCTCATCTCCACGG GGGGAAACACTCCTCTTCTCCAGCAGCCTGCAGTACTTCCCTCTGCTGCCCTCCTGCAACTTCTCCGCCTCCAGGGCTACCTTGATGGGCGCCCCCTCCACCAGATCGCCCAGCCCGGGGTTGCAGCGCAGACCTGCTGCCAGCTTGGCTGAaatgaaggagctcagggtggagcAGCAGCTGACG GTGGCTCTCCGTATCCGTCCCATCAATGAAGACGAGCTGGAGGAAGGAGCTGCCATCATAGCCCACCGAGTGGGTGAGCAG ATGGTGGTTCTGATGGACCCAACTGAAGATCCAGATGACATCTTGCGAGCCAACCGGTCCCGGGAGAAGACGTTTATCTTTGACATGGTGTTTGGCCACAAAGCAACCCAG GAGGAAGTGTATGTGTCCACCACGAAGAACCTCATAGAAGGAATCATCTCTGGCTACAACGCCACTGTCTTTGCATATGGTCCTACAG GTGCTGGAAAAACATACACTATGCTGGGGACGGACTCCGAGCCGGGGATTTACATCCGCACGCTCAATGATCTCTTCAGGGCCATAGAAGCCACCAGCGGAGACATGAACTACAGTGTCTGCATGTCGTACCTAGAG ATTTATAATGAAGTTATCCGTGACCTCCTGAATCCGTCCTCGGGATATCTTGAGCTGAGGGAAGACTCAAAGGGGAGTATTCAGATTGCAGGAATAACAGAAGTCTCCACTACAAATGCCCAGGAG ATCATGCACCTGTTAACCAAAGGGAATAAAGAGCGCACTCAGGAGCCCACAGCGGCCAACAAGACCTCTTCTCGCTCCCATGCGGTCCTGCAAGTGACAGTGAAACAGACCAGTCGGGTGAAGAACATCAACGAGGAAGTGAGAGTGGGGAGACTCTTCATGGTGGATCTGGCCGGCTCAGAAAGAGCAGCTCAG ACTCAGAATCGAGGGAAGAGGATGAAGGAAGGAGCTCACATCAACCGATCGCTGCTGGCTCTGGGGAACTGCATCAATGCGCTGAGCGAGAAGGGGGGGAGCCGGGCCCAGTACGTCAATTTCCGAGACAGCAAACTCACCcgcttgttaaag GACTCTCTGGGAGGCAACAGCAGGACGGTCATGATAGCCCACGTCAGCCCAGCTGGCACCTATTTTGAAGAATCTCGCACCACCTTGATCTATGCGTACCGAGCGAAAAACATCAAGACGAGG GTAAAACGCAACTTGCTCAATGTCTCCTACCACATCGCCCAGTACACCAGCATCATCTCCGACCTGCGCAGGGAGATTGAGCGCCTGAAGGCCAAGATAGAAAATCAGGAGAAGGAGAAACGCCTTCTCAGCCCCGGGACCGGCGAGGTGCAAGGCAGAG CGGAGACCCACCAGGACGCGGAGGAGTGCAGCCATCAAGAGATGAACAAGCTGCGGGAGCAGCTGGTCGGGGCCTTCAAGGAACAAATGGACATGCGGCGCAGCCTGATGGACCTGGAGAACACCAACATGGAGCTCCACGTGGACACCTCCAGGCATCTAGTGACAATTGCTGA CTGGGAACAGGAGAAGGCTCACCAGGCTGGCAGGTTTCCCAACAAGCTGCTCACCACCAAAAAGGATGACGAGTCCTTGGATGAGGCCGATCGAGAAGATTCTCCAGAACCTCACGAGGTCGCTGTGGCCAGGGAGGAGATCCACATGCTGTTGGCTGAGCAGCGGAAAACGGCAGCCTTAAAG GCAGACCTGGAGCAGCGGTTGGCGATCGCCAAGAAGAAGGCGTCTCAGATGGAGAAGCTCCTGCCCAAGCAGATCACCAACAAGGACCAGCAGGAGGTACTGAGGCTCCTTTGCAAGGCACACGAGTTGGAGGTGGGCAACACGGAGCTGCAGGCTGATGCCCTGTGCAAGAAGAACCTCCTGTGCCAGAAAGATTTTGTCATTCAGCGGCACCAGCAACACCGGCGCCTCTGCGAGGAGATCGTCCAGCAGCAGTGGTCACTGATCAGGG ACCACAACATCCCAGTCCCAGTGCCGCTGGGAAAACTGTACCGCCTCTACTCCCGTGAGTTTGAGGAAGGGACCCTGGACCGCCTGCTCTTGCTTCATTCGCTGATCTCCAGCGCGCTCCGG GATGTTCCCGAAAAAGCTCAACAGCTGGACCTCAACAAAGAAGAG